A section of the Pseudomonas prosekii genome encodes:
- a CDS encoding peptidoglycan D,D-transpeptidase FtsI family protein: MKLEGALFPWRFRVVMGLLGIMVAAIGWRIIDLQVVDRDFLKGQGDARSVRHIPIPAHRGLITDRNGEPLAVSTPVTTLWANAKEMQQAKEKWPALAAALGQDPKALSERLEAQANKEFIYLVRGLTPEQGQSVLDLKVPGVYGIEEFRRFYPAGEVTAHMVGFTDIDDHGREGVELAYDEWLAGVPGKRQVIKDRRGRLIKDVQVTKNAKAGKPLALSIDLRLQYLANRELRNAIIENGAKAGSLVIMDVKSGEILAMVNQPTYNPNNRRNLQPAMMRNRAMIDVFEPGSTMKAISMSAALETGRWKPSDTVEVYPGSLQIGKYTIKDVSKSEGPVLDLTGILINSSNVGMSKVAFDIGGETIFRLAQKVGLGQDTGLGFPGERVGNLPNYREWRKAETATLSYGYGISVTAIQLVHAFSALANNGRLAPLTLIKTDKPPQTTQVLPENVAKTMQGMLTQVIEAPRGVFRAQVPAYHVAGKSGTARKTSVGTKGYAENSYRSLFAGFGPMSDPRFAIVVVIDEPTKAGYFGGLVSAPVFSKVMSGTLRLMNITPDNLPPTQQANAAPVVPLKANGGRG, encoded by the coding sequence ATGAAACTCGAAGGTGCACTGTTTCCTTGGCGGTTCCGCGTGGTCATGGGCTTGCTCGGGATCATGGTGGCAGCGATCGGCTGGCGCATCATCGACCTGCAAGTGGTCGACCGTGACTTCCTCAAAGGTCAGGGCGATGCGCGCAGTGTTCGGCATATTCCGATTCCGGCTCACCGTGGTCTGATCACCGACCGTAACGGCGAGCCGTTGGCCGTGAGTACCCCGGTCACCACGCTGTGGGCGAATGCCAAAGAAATGCAGCAGGCCAAAGAGAAGTGGCCGGCACTGGCAGCGGCGCTGGGCCAGGACCCGAAAGCCCTGAGCGAGCGTCTTGAAGCCCAGGCCAATAAAGAATTCATCTATCTGGTGCGCGGTTTGACCCCCGAGCAGGGCCAGTCGGTGCTCGACCTCAAAGTGCCCGGCGTCTACGGCATTGAAGAGTTCCGCCGGTTCTACCCTGCCGGCGAAGTCACCGCCCACATGGTCGGCTTCACCGACATCGACGATCACGGGCGCGAAGGCGTCGAGCTGGCATATGACGAATGGCTGGCCGGGGTCCCTGGCAAGCGCCAGGTGATCAAGGATCGGCGCGGTCGGCTGATCAAGGATGTCCAGGTCACCAAAAACGCCAAGGCCGGCAAGCCCTTGGCGTTGTCGATTGACCTGCGCCTGCAATACCTGGCCAACCGCGAACTGCGCAACGCGATCATCGAGAACGGCGCCAAGGCCGGCAGCCTGGTGATCATGGACGTGAAAAGCGGCGAGATCCTCGCCATGGTCAACCAGCCGACCTACAACCCGAACAACCGTCGCAACCTGCAACCGGCGATGATGCGCAACCGCGCAATGATCGACGTGTTCGAGCCGGGTTCGACCATGAAAGCCATCTCCATGAGCGCCGCTCTGGAAACCGGGCGCTGGAAGCCGAGCGACACCGTCGAGGTGTATCCGGGTTCGCTGCAGATCGGCAAATACACCATTAAAGACGTTTCGAAAAGTGAAGGCCCGGTGCTCGATCTGACCGGCATCCTGATCAACTCCAGTAACGTCGGCATGAGTAAAGTCGCCTTCGATATCGGCGGCGAAACGATTTTCCGTCTCGCGCAAAAAGTCGGCCTCGGCCAGGACACCGGCCTCGGCTTCCCTGGCGAGCGCGTGGGCAACCTGCCGAACTACCGCGAATGGCGCAAGGCTGAAACCGCCACGCTGTCCTACGGCTACGGTATTTCGGTGACGGCGATTCAGCTGGTTCACGCCTTCTCGGCGCTGGCCAACAACGGTCGCCTCGCGCCGCTGACATTGATCAAAACCGACAAGCCGCCGCAGACCACGCAAGTGCTGCCGGAAAACGTCGCGAAAACCATGCAAGGCATGTTGACCCAAGTGATCGAGGCCCCGCGCGGCGTATTCCGTGCGCAGGTGCCGGCGTATCACGTGGCCGGCAAGTCCGGTACCGCGCGCAAGACTTCCGTGGGCACCAAAGGCTACGCCGAGAATTCCTACCGCTCGCTGTTCGCCGGTTTCGGGCCGATGAGCGATCCGCGTTTCGCCATCGTCGTGGTGATCGATGAGCCGACCAAAGCCGGTTACTTCGGCGGTCTGGTTTCGGCGCCAGTGTTCAGCAAAGTGATGTCCGGGACTCTGCGCCTGATGAACATCACGCCGGACAATCTGCCGCCAACCCAACAAGCCAACGCTGCACCGGTCGTTCCGCTGAAAGCCAATGGAGGGCGCGGCTGA
- a CDS encoding UDP-N-acetylmuramoyl-L-alanyl-D-glutamate--2,6-diaminopimelate ligase produces the protein MSLSLNKIFPHAGRDLLIRELTLDSRNVRAGDLFLAVPGGKFDGRAHIADALQRGAAAVAYEVEGATVLPITDVPLIPVKGLAAQLSDIAGRFYGEPSHHLNLVGVTGTNGKTSVTQLVAQALDLLGQHCGIVGTLGTGFYGALESGLHTTPNPIAVQATLADLKKAGAKAVAMEVSSHGLDQGRVSALAFDVAVMTNLSRDHLDYHGTMQAYGEAKAKLFAWNDLKCRVINLDDEFGRQLAADKRESRLITYSLENSSAYLYCREAQFDDEGVRATLVTPQGQHHLRSALLGRFNLSNVLAAIGALLGLDYALDEILKVLPKLEGPAGRMQRLGGGTQPLVVVDYAHTPDALEKVLMALRPHAKGRLLCLFGCGGDRDRGKRPLMAEVVERLADGVLVTDDNPRTEDPSVIFDDIRAGFSAVDKVSFVAGRGQAIAQLIASASADDVIVLAGKGHEDYQEINGQRHAFSDLVEADHALTAWEVAHA, from the coding sequence ATGTCTCTTAGTCTGAACAAGATTTTTCCGCATGCCGGTCGTGATCTGTTGATCCGCGAACTGACACTTGATAGCCGCAATGTGCGCGCCGGCGATTTGTTTCTCGCCGTGCCTGGCGGCAAGTTCGACGGCCGTGCGCACATCGCCGATGCCTTGCAACGCGGCGCGGCGGCGGTGGCGTATGAAGTCGAAGGCGCGACTGTGCTGCCGATCACCGATGTGCCGTTGATTCCGGTCAAAGGTCTGGCGGCGCAGCTGTCCGACATCGCCGGGCGCTTTTATGGCGAGCCGAGCCATCACCTGAATCTGGTGGGCGTCACCGGCACCAACGGCAAAACCAGCGTGACCCAATTGGTCGCGCAGGCACTGGATTTGCTCGGCCAGCATTGCGGCATCGTCGGCACCTTGGGCACTGGTTTCTACGGTGCGCTGGAAAGCGGCCTGCACACCACACCGAACCCGATTGCCGTGCAAGCGACCCTCGCCGACCTAAAGAAGGCCGGGGCCAAAGCCGTGGCCATGGAAGTTTCTTCCCACGGTCTGGATCAGGGCCGGGTCAGCGCATTGGCGTTTGACGTGGCGGTGATGACCAACCTGTCGCGCGATCATCTGGATTACCACGGCACCATGCAGGCCTACGGCGAAGCCAAGGCCAAACTGTTTGCCTGGAACGATTTGAAATGCCGGGTGATCAACCTCGACGACGAATTCGGTCGGCAACTCGCCGCTGATAAACGTGAGTCGCGCCTGATTACCTACAGCCTGGAAAACTCCAGCGCCTACCTTTATTGCCGTGAAGCGCAGTTCGACGACGAAGGCGTGCGCGCCACGCTGGTCACCCCGCAAGGTCAGCATCACCTGCGCAGCGCGCTGCTCGGGCGCTTCAACCTGAGCAACGTCCTCGCGGCGATCGGCGCCTTGCTCGGCCTCGACTACGCGCTCGACGAAATTCTCAAGGTTCTGCCAAAACTCGAAGGTCCGGCCGGGCGCATGCAGCGTTTGGGCGGCGGTACTCAGCCGCTGGTGGTGGTCGATTACGCGCACACGCCGGACGCGCTGGAAAAAGTCTTGATGGCCCTGCGTCCACACGCCAAGGGTCGGTTGCTGTGCCTGTTTGGTTGCGGCGGTGATCGCGATCGCGGCAAGCGTCCGCTGATGGCCGAAGTGGTCGAGCGTCTGGCCGATGGCGTGCTGGTCACCGACGACAACCCGCGCACTGAAGATCCTTCGGTGATCTTCGATGACATCCGCGCCGGTTTCAGCGCCGTGGATAAAGTCAGCTTTGTTGCTGGCCGTGGTCAGGCGATTGCGCAGTTGATCGCCAGCGCCTCGGCCGATGACGTGATTGTCCTGGCCGGTAAAGGTCACGAGGACTATCAGGAAATCAACGGCCAGCGCCACGCCTTCTCCGATCTGGTCGAGGCCGATCATGCCTTGACCGCGTGGGAGGTGGCCCATGCTTAA
- a CDS encoding UDP-N-acetylmuramoyl-tripeptide--D-alanyl-D-alanine ligase codes for MLKALKLSELAGALNARLIAADASFDGVSIDSRAIKPGQLFIALTGPRFDGHDYLNDVAGKGAVAALVEREVADSTLPQLLVADTRQALGQLGALNRAAFSNPVAAVTGSSGKTTVKEMLASILRTRGPVHATRGNLNNDLGVPLTLLELAPEHTAAVIELGASRLGEIAYTVAMTKPHVAILNNAGTAHVGEFGGPEKIVEAKGEIIEGLDADGVAVLNLDDKAFGIWKARAGERQVLTFALNNPSADFYGSELDRDARGCPSFNLHSPEGVERVQLNLLGVHNVVNAMAAAAAAHALGVSLFGIATGLGAVQPVKGRTVAQLATNGMRVIDDTYNANPTSMCAAVDILAGFSGRTVLVLGDIGELGDWAEQGHRDVGEYARGKVSALYAVGPMMAHAVNAFGPQARHFSTQAELIEALGAEQDPNTTILIKGSRSAAMENIVAALCGSSLENH; via the coding sequence ATGCTTAAAGCCCTCAAGCTTAGTGAACTGGCCGGTGCACTGAACGCGCGCCTGATTGCTGCCGACGCCAGTTTCGACGGTGTCAGCATCGACAGCCGTGCGATCAAGCCGGGCCAACTGTTTATTGCGTTGACCGGTCCACGTTTCGATGGCCATGACTATCTGAACGACGTCGCTGGCAAAGGCGCGGTGGCGGCATTGGTCGAGCGCGAAGTCGCCGACAGCACGCTGCCGCAATTGCTGGTCGCGGACACTCGCCAGGCCCTCGGCCAATTGGGCGCGCTGAACCGTGCCGCTTTCAGCAATCCGGTCGCGGCAGTCACCGGTTCCAGCGGCAAAACCACGGTCAAGGAAATGCTCGCGAGCATCCTGCGCACGCGCGGTCCGGTGCACGCGACCCGTGGCAACCTGAACAACGACCTCGGCGTGCCGCTGACCTTGCTCGAACTCGCGCCGGAACATACCGCCGCAGTCATCGAACTCGGTGCCTCGCGCCTTGGCGAAATTGCCTACACCGTGGCCATGACCAAGCCCCACGTGGCCATCCTCAATAACGCCGGAACCGCCCACGTTGGCGAGTTCGGCGGGCCGGAAAAAATCGTCGAAGCCAAAGGCGAGATTATCGAAGGGCTGGATGCCGATGGCGTCGCCGTGCTCAATCTCGATGACAAGGCTTTCGGCATCTGGAAGGCCCGTGCTGGCGAACGCCAAGTGCTGACCTTCGCACTGAACAACCCAAGTGCCGACTTTTATGGCAGCGAGCTGGACCGCGATGCGCGCGGTTGCCCGTCCTTCAATCTGCACAGCCCTGAAGGCGTGGAACGCGTGCAACTGAACCTGCTCGGCGTGCATAACGTTGTCAACGCCATGGCCGCCGCCGCTGCCGCGCACGCCTTGGGTGTGTCGCTGTTTGGCATCGCCACCGGACTTGGCGCGGTGCAGCCGGTCAAGGGCCGCACCGTGGCGCAACTGGCCACCAACGGCATGCGCGTGATTGACGACACTTACAACGCGAACCCCACCTCAATGTGCGCCGCCGTTGATATACTCGCCGGCTTTTCCGGCCGCACCGTCCTGGTGCTCGGGGATATCGGCGAGTTGGGCGACTGGGCGGAGCAGGGGCACCGTGACGTGGGCGAATATGCCCGTGGCAAGGTTTCCGCGCTTTACGCAGTCGGGCCAATGATGGCTCACGCCGTGAACGCATTCGGCCCGCAGGCTCGTCACTTCAGCACTCAGGCTGAGCTGATCGAGGCCCTCGGCGCCGAGCAAGACCCAAACACCACCATTTTGATCAAGGGCTCGCGCAGCGCTGCGATGGAAAACATCGTCGCCGCTTTGTGCGGGTCCAGTCTGGAGAATCATTAA
- the mraY gene encoding phospho-N-acetylmuramoyl-pentapeptide-transferase — MLLLLAEYLQQFYKGFAVFQYLTLRGIFGVLTALVLSLCYGPWMIRTLQNRQIGQSVRNDGPQSHLSKSGTPTMGGALILSSIGISTLLWADLSNRYVWTVLLVTLLFGAIGWVDDYRKVIEKNSKGLPSRWKYFWQSVFGLGAAIFLYMTAPSAVETTLILPMLKDHSIPLGIGFVVLTYFVIVGSSNAVNLTDGLDGLAIMPTVMVGGGLGIFCYLSGNVKFAEYLLIPYVPGAGELIVFCGALIGAGLGFLWFNTYPAQVFMGDVGALALGAALGTIAVIVRQEIVLFIMGGVFVMETLSVVIQVASFKLTGRRVFRMAPIHHHFELKGWPEPRVIVRFWIITVILVLVGLATLKLR; from the coding sequence ATGCTGCTGCTGCTAGCGGAGTATCTGCAACAGTTCTACAAAGGCTTCGCGGTCTTTCAGTACCTGACCCTGCGCGGGATCTTCGGTGTGCTGACCGCGCTGGTTTTGTCGCTGTGCTACGGCCCGTGGATGATCCGCACTCTGCAGAACCGGCAGATCGGCCAGTCCGTGCGCAACGATGGTCCGCAATCGCACCTGTCCAAATCCGGCACCCCGACCATGGGCGGCGCGCTGATCCTGTCGTCTATCGGCATCAGCACTTTGTTGTGGGCTGACCTGAGCAACCGTTACGTCTGGACCGTGTTGCTGGTGACCTTGCTGTTCGGCGCCATCGGCTGGGTCGACGACTATCGCAAAGTCATCGAGAAGAACTCCAAGGGTTTGCCGAGCCGCTGGAAGTATTTCTGGCAATCGGTGTTTGGCCTCGGCGCGGCGATCTTCCTTTATATGACCGCCCCGAGCGCTGTGGAAACCACGCTGATCCTGCCAATGCTCAAGGATCACAGCATCCCGTTGGGCATCGGTTTTGTGGTCCTGACCTATTTCGTGATTGTCGGCTCGAGCAATGCGGTCAACCTGACTGACGGCCTCGACGGCCTGGCGATCATGCCGACCGTGATGGTCGGTGGTGGCCTGGGGATCTTCTGCTACCTGTCGGGTAACGTGAAGTTCGCTGAATACCTGCTGATTCCTTACGTGCCCGGCGCCGGTGAATTGATCGTGTTCTGCGGCGCATTGATCGGCGCGGGCCTGGGCTTCCTCTGGTTCAACACCTATCCGGCGCAAGTGTTCATGGGCGACGTCGGCGCACTGGCGCTCGGCGCCGCGCTGGGCACCATCGCCGTGATCGTGCGGCAGGAAATCGTCCTGTTCATCATGGGCGGCGTGTTCGTGATGGAAACCCTGTCGGTGGTCATCCAGGTGGCCTCCTTCAAATTGACCGGGCGCCGCGTGTTCCGCATGGCGCCGATACACCACCACTTTGAACTCAAGGGCTGGCCCGAGCCGCGCGTGATCGTGCGTTTCTGGATCATCACCGTGATTCTCGTACTGGTTGGCCTTGCCACCCTGAAGCTGAGGTAG
- the murD gene encoding UDP-N-acetylmuramoyl-L-alanine--D-glutamate ligase, translating into MSLIASDHFRIVVGLGKSGMSLVRFLANRGTSFAVADTRENPPELATLKRDYPHVEVRCGELDVEFLCRADELYVSPGLALATPALQAAAARGVKLSGDIELFARNAKAPIVAISGSNAKSTVTTLVGEMAAAAGKRVAVGGNLGVPALDLLSDDVELYVMELSSFQLETTDHLGAEVATVLNVSEDHMDRYSGLPAYHLAKHRIFRGAKQFVVNRQDALSRPLMGEGQPCWTFGLSKPDFKAFGIREEDGEKYLAFEFQNLMPVRELKIRGAHNQSNALAALALGHAVGLPFDAMLASLRTFAGLEHRCQWVRDLNGVSYYNDSKATNVGAALAAIEGLGADIDGKLVLIAGGDGKGAEFKDLRDPVAANCRAVVLMGRDSGLIGQAIGDGVPLIRVNSLDEAVAQCRAIAEPGDAVLLSPACASFDMFKNYEDRGHQFVRAVEELA; encoded by the coding sequence GTGTCTCTGATCGCTTCTGACCACTTCCGCATCGTTGTCGGCCTCGGCAAGAGCGGCATGTCCCTGGTTCGCTTCCTGGCGAACCGGGGCACGTCGTTTGCCGTCGCCGACACGCGGGAAAATCCACCGGAACTGGCCACGCTCAAGCGTGACTATCCGCACGTGGAAGTGCGTTGTGGCGAGCTCGACGTCGAATTCCTCTGCCGTGCCGACGAGCTCTACGTGAGCCCCGGCCTGGCGCTGGCGACTCCAGCGCTGCAGGCTGCTGCCGCCCGTGGCGTGAAATTGTCCGGCGACATCGAGCTGTTCGCGCGTAACGCGAAAGCGCCGATTGTTGCGATCAGCGGCTCCAACGCCAAAAGCACCGTCACCACGCTGGTTGGCGAGATGGCAGCGGCGGCGGGCAAACGTGTCGCGGTCGGCGGCAACCTCGGGGTGCCGGCGCTGGACTTGCTCAGCGACGACGTCGAGTTGTACGTCATGGAACTGTCGAGCTTCCAGCTCGAAACCACTGACCACCTCGGCGCTGAAGTGGCGACCGTGCTTAACGTCAGCGAAGACCACATGGACCGCTACAGCGGCCTGCCGGCCTATCACTTGGCCAAGCACCGGATCTTCCGTGGCGCCAAGCAGTTTGTGGTCAACCGTCAGGACGCCTTGAGCCGTCCGTTGATGGGCGAGGGCCAGCCGTGCTGGACCTTCGGTTTGAGCAAACCTGATTTCAAGGCATTCGGCATCCGCGAAGAAGACGGCGAGAAGTACCTGGCCTTCGAATTCCAGAACCTGATGCCGGTACGCGAATTGAAAATCCGCGGCGCGCATAACCAGTCCAATGCCCTCGCGGCACTGGCGCTGGGGCATGCGGTCGGCCTGCCGTTCGACGCCATGCTCGCCAGCCTGCGCACCTTCGCCGGGCTTGAGCATCGCTGCCAGTGGGTCCGCGACCTGAATGGCGTGAGCTATTACAACGATTCCAAAGCCACCAACGTTGGCGCCGCACTGGCTGCCATCGAAGGTTTGGGTGCGGACATCGACGGCAAGCTCGTACTGATCGCCGGTGGCGACGGCAAGGGCGCCGAATTCAAGGATCTGCGTGATCCGGTGGCGGCCAACTGCCGCGCCGTGGTGCTGATGGGCCGCGACTCCGGCTTGATCGGCCAGGCCATCGGCGACGGCGTGCCGCTGATTCGCGTCAACTCGCTGGACGAAGCTGTCGCCCAATGCCGCGCCATCGCCGAACCCGGCGATGCGGTGCTGTTGTCGCCGGCCTGCGCCAGTTTCGACATGTTCAAGAATTATGAAGACCGTGGTCACCAGTTCGTCCGCGCTGTGGAGGAATTGGCATGA
- the ftsW gene encoding putative lipid II flippase FtsW: MSLRNIIKPYPSPIITGRGIDLDFPMLVGCLALIGLGLVMIASASTEVAAVQSGSALYYMTRHLIYIVLGLGACIVTMMIPIATWQRLGWLMLLGAFGLLVMVIIPGIGREVNGSMRWIGFSFFNVQPSEIAKVFVVIYLAGYLVRRQKEVRESWMGFFKPFIVLLPMAGLLLMEPDFGATVVMMGAAAAMLFLGGVGLFRFSLMVVLAVGAVVLLIQVQPYRMARLTNFADPWADQFGAGYQLSQALIAFGRGEWLGVGLGNSVQKQFYLPEAHTDFVFSVLAEELGAVGSLCTVALFVFVCIRGMYIGLWAEKAKQFFAAYVAYGLSFLWIGQFLINIGVNVGLLPTKGLTLPFLSYGGSSLVICCACLGLLLRIEWESRTHLGSEEMEFHESDFAEEPTHGR, from the coding sequence ATGAGCCTGCGCAATATCATCAAACCGTATCCGTCGCCGATCATTACCGGGCGCGGTATCGACCTCGACTTCCCGATGCTCGTTGGTTGCCTTGCGTTGATCGGCCTCGGCCTGGTGATGATTGCCTCGGCTTCCACCGAAGTGGCCGCCGTGCAGTCGGGCAGCGCGCTGTATTACATGACCCGTCACTTGATCTACATCGTTCTGGGCCTCGGTGCCTGCATCGTCACCATGATGATTCCGATCGCCACGTGGCAACGCCTCGGCTGGCTGATGCTGCTCGGCGCGTTCGGCTTGCTGGTGATGGTGATCATCCCGGGCATTGGCCGGGAAGTGAACGGCTCGATGCGCTGGATCGGCTTCAGCTTCTTTAACGTGCAGCCATCCGAAATCGCCAAGGTGTTCGTGGTGATTTACCTCGCCGGTTATCTGGTCCGTCGGCAGAAAGAAGTGCGCGAGAGCTGGATGGGCTTCTTCAAGCCGTTCATCGTGCTGCTGCCAATGGCCGGTCTGTTGCTGATGGAGCCGGATTTCGGTGCCACCGTCGTAATGATGGGCGCAGCGGCAGCGATGCTTTTCCTTGGCGGGGTCGGGCTGTTCCGGTTCTCGCTGATGGTGGTATTGGCGGTTGGCGCGGTGGTGTTGCTGATTCAAGTGCAGCCCTATCGAATGGCGCGTCTGACCAACTTCGCCGACCCGTGGGCCGACCAGTTCGGCGCCGGTTATCAGTTGTCGCAAGCCCTGATCGCGTTCGGTCGCGGTGAATGGCTGGGCGTGGGCCTGGGCAACAGCGTGCAGAAACAGTTTTATCTGCCGGAAGCGCACACCGACTTCGTGTTCTCGGTACTGGCCGAAGAGCTCGGCGCGGTGGGTTCGTTGTGCACCGTCGCGCTGTTCGTGTTCGTGTGTATTCGCGGTATGTACATCGGTTTGTGGGCAGAGAAAGCAAAGCAGTTTTTCGCCGCTTACGTGGCTTACGGTTTGTCGTTCCTGTGGATTGGTCAGTTCCTGATCAACATCGGCGTGAACGTCGGCCTGCTGCCGACCAAAGGCTTGACCTTGCCGTTCCTCAGTTACGGCGGCAGTTCGTTGGTGATCTGCTGTGCCTGTCTCGGCTTGTTGCTGCGCATCGAGTGGGAGAGTCGAACCCACTTGGGCAGCGAAGAGATGGAGTTCCATGAGAGCGACTTTGCCGAGGAGCCGACCCATGGGCGCTAA
- the murG gene encoding undecaprenyldiphospho-muramoylpentapeptide beta-N-acetylglucosaminyltransferase: MGANVLIMAGGTGGHVFPALACAREFQARGYTVHWLGTPRGIENDLVPAAGLELHRINASGLRGKGKLSLLKAPLMLLKSIWQARAIIRRLRPVCVVGFGGYVTGPGGVAAKLSGVPVIVHEQNAVAGTANRLLMPLAARVCEAFPDTFTLSNSRRTTGNPVRTELFLETPRPALAGRKARLLILGGSLGAEPLNKLLPEALSQVAADLRPEVFHQAGRNHDEVTAQRYREAGVEAQVQPFIKDMAQAYGWADLVVCRAGALTISELAAAGLPSMLVPLPHAIDDHQTRNAEYLAREGAAFLMPQRTTGAADLAARLTEVLMQPQRLNDMANAARRLAKPDATRNVVDTCLEVAHG, translated from the coding sequence ATGGGCGCTAACGTTTTGATCATGGCCGGCGGCACTGGCGGGCACGTGTTCCCGGCGCTGGCCTGCGCGCGGGAATTCCAGGCGCGCGGCTACACCGTGCACTGGCTCGGCACGCCGCGCGGCATCGAAAATGACCTGGTCCCGGCGGCCGGTCTGGAACTGCATCGGATCAATGCCAGCGGCTTGCGCGGCAAAGGCAAACTGTCGCTGCTCAAGGCGCCATTGATGTTGCTCAAATCGATCTGGCAGGCGCGGGCGATCATTCGTCGGCTGCGGCCGGTGTGCGTGGTCGGCTTCGGTGGTTATGTGACCGGCCCCGGCGGCGTCGCGGCGAAACTGTCTGGCGTGCCGGTCATCGTTCACGAGCAGAACGCCGTCGCCGGTACCGCCAATCGGTTGCTGATGCCGTTGGCCGCCCGAGTCTGTGAAGCGTTCCCCGACACCTTTACCCTGTCGAACAGCCGTCGGACCACCGGTAATCCGGTGCGCACCGAGCTGTTCCTCGAAACACCGCGACCAGCCCTGGCCGGTCGCAAGGCGCGTTTGCTGATCCTCGGCGGAAGCCTGGGCGCAGAACCGTTGAACAAGTTGCTGCCTGAAGCCCTGTCGCAAGTCGCCGCCGACCTGCGTCCGGAAGTGTTTCATCAGGCCGGCAGAAACCACGATGAAGTGACTGCGCAGCGCTATCGCGAGGCTGGCGTCGAGGCGCAAGTGCAGCCATTCATCAAAGACATGGCCCAAGCCTATGGCTGGGCCGACCTGGTGGTGTGCCGTGCAGGCGCGTTGACCATCAGTGAACTGGCCGCCGCCGGTCTGCCCTCGATGCTGGTGCCTTTGCCCCACGCGATTGACGATCACCAGACCCGCAACGCCGAATATTTGGCCCGTGAAGGCGCAGCCTTCCTGATGCCACAAAGAACGACTGGCGCCGCAGATCTTGCCGCACGCCTGACAGAGGTCCTGATGCAACCGCAACGACTCAATGACATGGCCAACGCGGCCCGCCGTCTGGCGAAACCTGATGCTACCCGTAACGTTGTCGACACCTGCCTGGAGGTGGCCCATGGTTGA
- the murC gene encoding UDP-N-acetylmuramate--L-alanine ligase: protein MVENQKAMPHPEMRRIRKIHFVGIGGVGMCGIAEVLLNLGYEVSGSDLKASPVTERLESFGAHIYIGHRAENAANADVLVTSSAVNTSNPEVATALERRIPVVPRAEMLAELMRYRHGIAVAGTHGKTTTTSLIASVFAAGGLDPTFVIGGRLNAAGTNAQLGTSRYLIAEADESDASFLHLQPLVAVVTNIDADHMATYDGDFNKLKKTFVEFLHNLPFYGLAVVCLDDPVVREILPLVKRPTVTYGFGDDCDVRAINVRQQGMQTFFTVLRPEREPLDVSVNMPGNHNVLNALATICIASDEGVSDEAIVQGLSGFQGVGRRFQVYGELPVDGGNVMLVDDYGHHPTEVAAVIKAVRGGWPERRLVMVYQPHRYSRTRDLYDDFVNVLADANVLLLMEVYPAGEEPIPGADSRKLCNSIRQRGQLDPIYIERGVDLAPLVKPLLRAGDILLCQGAGDIGGLAPKLLASPLFAGAVAAPTVGKLK from the coding sequence ATGGTTGAGAATCAGAAAGCCATGCCGCACCCGGAAATGCGCCGCATCCGTAAAATCCACTTCGTCGGTATCGGCGGCGTGGGTATGTGCGGCATCGCCGAAGTGTTGTTGAACCTGGGCTATGAAGTGTCCGGTTCCGACCTCAAAGCATCGCCAGTGACTGAACGTCTCGAATCGTTCGGCGCGCACATTTATATCGGCCACCGTGCCGAGAACGCCGCCAACGCCGATGTGCTGGTCACTTCGAGTGCCGTGAACACTTCCAACCCGGAAGTCGCCACCGCCCTGGAACGCCGGATCCCGGTGGTGCCGCGTGCCGAAATGCTCGCCGAGCTGATGCGCTATCGCCACGGCATCGCCGTCGCCGGTACGCATGGCAAAACTACTACCACCAGCCTGATCGCTTCGGTGTTCGCCGCCGGCGGCCTCGACCCGACGTTCGTCATCGGTGGTCGTCTGAATGCTGCTGGCACCAATGCCCAGCTCGGCACCAGCCGTTATCTGATCGCCGAAGCCGATGAAAGCGACGCCAGTTTCCTGCACTTGCAGCCATTGGTGGCCGTGGTTACCAACATCGACGCCGACCACATGGCGACCTACGACGGCGACTTCAACAAACTGAAGAAAACCTTCGTCGAGTTCCTGCACAACCTGCCGTTCTACGGGTTGGCGGTGGTCTGCCTCGATGATCCGGTGGTGCGTGAAATCCTCCCGTTGGTCAAACGCCCAACCGTGACTTACGGCTTCGGCGATGACTGCGATGTGCGCGCAATCAATGTGCGCCAGCAAGGCATGCAGACCTTCTTCACCGTGCTGCGCCCGGAGCGCGAGCCGCTGGACGTTTCGGTCAACATGCCGGGCAACCACAACGTATTGAATGCGCTGGCGACCATCTGCATCGCTTCCGACGAAGGCGTCAGCGATGAAGCCATCGTCCAGGGCCTGTCCGGGTTCCAGGGTGTCGGCCGACGCTTCCAGGTCTACGGCGAGCTGCCGGTCGACGGCGGCAACGTGATGTTGGTCGACGACTACGGTCACCACCCGACCGAAGTGGCGGCAGTGATCAAAGCCGTACGAGGTGGCTGGCCGGAGCGTCGTCTGGTGATGGTTTACCAGCCGCACCGTTACAGCCGCACACGCGACCTGTACGACGATTTCGTCAATGTCCTGGCCGATGCCAACGTCCTGCTGCTGATGGAAGTCTATCCGGCGGGCGAAGAGCCGATCCCGGGCGCCGACAGCCGCAAATTGTGTAACAGCATCCGTCAGCGTGGTCAGCTGGACCCGATCTACATCGAGCGCGGTGTCGACCTCGCGCCACTGGTGAAACCGCTGCTGCGTGCCGGCGACATCCTGCTGTGCCAGGGCGCTGGAGACATCGGTGGCCTTGCGCCGAAATTGCTCGCCAGTCCGTTGTTCGCCGGTGCGGTTGCCGCGCCGACTGTGGGGAAGTTGAAATGA